The Streptococcus oralis genome segment TAAAGCGAGTTCTGAAAAGTCATAAGAAGACTCCAGCAAACGAGAGGCCTTGTCAAAACTATCTATTTTCTCATGAGTCTGAGAACGATTCTGAGCAGGTGTTTGGTATTTTGCCCCCAAATGATGAAGAAATTCCACACTGGCTTGGTAGAGATTCCCTTCAGTGAACGGACTGGTATAGGACTTCTTGCTTGCATAGGCCCCAATAACAATCTCGGCACCTTTGCGATGGAGTAGATCCACCACATGTCCTTCCTCAGCAGAAAAACGGGTAAAACCGTCAATAATCAAGGCAATCTGACTGAAATCACTACTTACCTTATCATTCTCAATAGCCTCAATCAAATGGGATAACTGACTTCCCTGAGCCAACTGACCTTGATTGAGATAGGCTGTTACTTTCTCAAAAATCAAGAGTAAATCTGCTCGCTTATCCTCATCTGTCAAACTTTCCAAGTCCAAAAAGTTCATCTGAGCAGTCGTCATCTCATGATAAAGTTCAACCAACTGCTGGATAAACTGAGGATCTTGTTTAATAGCACCATAAACACGCAAGTCCTTGGGATCTAGTTCTGCAAGACATTTATAAAAAGCCATCCCAAGCCCGATGTCATCTAGACTTGTTTTAGTCGGCAAATCATTCAAGATTAAGTAACGAGCCATCTGAGCAAAACGCGTGACGGTAATCGCAAAAGAAGCCTGCTGGGACAAGCATTCCAGCACGGCGCGTTCCTTTTCAAATGAAAGAGAGTTGGGGGCGATGTAGAAAACCCGCTTGCCAGCAGCAACTAGCTCCTCCGCCTCTCTAGTCAGGATTTTTGTCAAAGAAGTCCGAATATCAGTATAAAGTAATTTCATCTCAGCCTCGTTTGATTTTTTCATTACCATTTATTATACCATGTTTTAACAGAAGATTCTGTCTCCTTATTACCAAAATATGATATAATAAAAGCAAAACACCTAGAAAAGGAAGTCTTATGATTAAACTACTAGCCTTGGATATGGACGGAACCCTCCTTAACGAAGCCAAGGAAATCCCGCAAGCCCACATCACTGCCATTCATCAAGCTATCGAAAAAGGGGTGAAATTGGTTCTCTGTACAGGTCGTCCACTTTTTGGGGTTCTCCCCTACTATGAAAAACTTGGGCTTGATCTAGAAAATGAATACCTTATCGTTAACAATGGTTGTTCAACCCACCAAACTAGTGACTGGGGCTTGGTGGACTGGCAAGAGCTCAGTCCGACCGACATCGACTACCTCTATGGCCTTGCTGAAAAGAGTGATGTTCAGTTTACCTTATTTGACGAAGAACATTACTTTGTTCTTGGGGGCAAGCCTAATCAAGTCATCGAAAAGGATGCCAAACTAGTCTTTACTAGCCCAACTGAAATTTCACTAGAAGAAGCTCTCAGTGGCAAACATCGTATGTTCCAAGGCATGTTTTTAGGCACAAAAGAGCAAACAGACGATTTTGAGCAGCGGTTCGCTGAAGAGCTCTGCCAACGATTCAGTGGAGTTCGTTCGCAGCCTGTCATTTATGAAGCTATGCCGCTTGGAACGACAAAAGCCTCTGCTCTTTCGCGACTAGCAGCGATTTTGAAGATTGAGCCATCAGAGATTATGGCCATGGGCGATGCCAATAATGATATCGAAATGCTTCAGTTTGCAGGACTGGGCATTGCAATGGGAAATGCCAGCAATCATGTCAAATCCCTAGCCAATGACGTTACAGCCAGCAACGAAGAAGACGGCGTTGCGCGTGCGATTGAGAAGTATATTTTATAGAGAAAAGCCCCAGTTAAATCCTTAACTGGGTTTTTGACATTTTAAAAATCTGAAAACTTTAGAAACTCTTTAGAATTACTTGATGTTTCTTTGATTTCTATACCTTATACTAAAGTTAGTAAAACAAATCAAAAGGAGAAAATCATGAAAACAGTACTCGAAATTCATGGACTGACCAAACAATTTGGTAAACAAGCTATTCTTCAAGATCTTAGTCTAACGATAAAAGAGGGAGATATTTATGGTCTAATTGGAAAAAACGGAGCAGGTAAAACCACTCTTATCAAAATCATTACACAACTACTGTTTGCGGATACAGGAACTGTTTCCCTCTTTTCTAGTCAAGAACAAAATGAGTGGACCAAGGCTTTATCTCGAGTAGGTTCAGTTATCGAATCACCTGTAGCCCATAATCACTTAACAGCTTATCAAAACCTTAAATATTATTGTATGATACGTCATATTCCAAATGCTGATAAGGTGATTCATGAAACCTTAGACTATGTTGGTTTGTCAGATACAGGAAAAAAAGTCTTTCGTGATTTCTCACTAGGAATGAAGCAAAGACTTGGCATTGCCATTGCCCTCCTATCAAAACCCGACTTCCTGATTCTTGATGAACCTATTAACGGTCTCGACCCAATTGGAATCAAAGAATTTCGTCTCATGATCCAGCGACTCAATCAAGAAAAAGGCATAACTATCCTCATCTCTAGCCATATCTTGTCAGAACTCTATCTCTTAGCTAATCGCTTTGGTATTCTGGATCAAGGTAAGATTATCCGTGAAATCAGTAAAGCTGAATTTGAAACACTGAGTGAGGATTATATTGTGCTTAAAACAAGCGACAAAGAAAGAGCTTGTCAGGTATTGAAAGAACAAATCCAACTCCAATTTAAGGTTGTCAATCCTGAAAATGAAATCCATATCTTTGGTAATGAACAAGATGTCAAACAGATACTTAAGCAACTAACTTTGGCCGATGTTGCTATTGATGAGATTTACTTTGCCCGTCAAAACCTAGAAGAATACTTCACCCAATTAGTAGAATAGGAGAAAAATCATGATACACACCATTCAAGCAGATTTTTACCGTCTTTTCCGCTCCAAAGGATTCTGGATTACAGAATTCATTCTCTTTGCACTTATGTTAATGGGTGCTACTATCGGAGCTACAGGACATCTAATGTCAGTAAATACTACACCTGAAACAGAATTTCCGACCAAAGGTTGGGACGGCGTCCAAGCTCTTATCAACGCGTCTAGCAATGGTTCAAACCTCGTTTTCCTTTGTATTATTCTAGTATGTTTAGTTCTTGGGGTCGATCTAATCGGCAAGCTTTATAAAAATAATTTAACAGTGGGTGTTTCTCGTACCGAGTTTTTCCTAGCCAAAACCTTTGTACTTGCTAGTATCGCTTTCTTACAACTTATCGTTAGCCTTGTTATTGCCTTTATTCCCGCGACTCTACTAAACGGACTTGGTACAATGCCTGATGGTTTTATTACAAATCTCCTCTTGACGATTTCCC includes the following:
- a CDS encoding ABC transporter permease gives rise to the protein MIHTIQADFYRLFRSKGFWITEFILFALMLMGATIGATGHLMSVNTTPETEFPTKGWDGVQALINASSNGSNLVFLCIILVCLVLGVDLIGKLYKNNLTVGVSRTEFFLAKTFVLASIAFLQLIVSLVIAFIPATLLNGLGTMPDGFITNLLLTISLQFLCLLAWLSIVSFILYVTHSYLAVFIGYLVTSIILSTPMLVFPDIEILRYLSLNFAYAMTADSQSVLYTITVCIAIILFFSLSGLTVFKKKSL
- a CDS encoding ATP-binding cassette domain-containing protein; this encodes MKTVLEIHGLTKQFGKQAILQDLSLTIKEGDIYGLIGKNGAGKTTLIKIITQLLFADTGTVSLFSSQEQNEWTKALSRVGSVIESPVAHNHLTAYQNLKYYCMIRHIPNADKVIHETLDYVGLSDTGKKVFRDFSLGMKQRLGIAIALLSKPDFLILDEPINGLDPIGIKEFRLMIQRLNQEKGITILISSHILSELYLLANRFGILDQGKIIREISKAEFETLSEDYIVLKTSDKERACQVLKEQIQLQFKVVNPENEIHIFGNEQDVKQILKQLTLADVAIDEIYFARQNLEEYFTQLVE
- a CDS encoding Cof-type HAD-IIB family hydrolase; the encoded protein is MIKLLALDMDGTLLNEAKEIPQAHITAIHQAIEKGVKLVLCTGRPLFGVLPYYEKLGLDLENEYLIVNNGCSTHQTSDWGLVDWQELSPTDIDYLYGLAEKSDVQFTLFDEEHYFVLGGKPNQVIEKDAKLVFTSPTEISLEEALSGKHRMFQGMFLGTKEQTDDFEQRFAEELCQRFSGVRSQPVIYEAMPLGTTKASALSRLAAILKIEPSEIMAMGDANNDIEMLQFAGLGIAMGNASNHVKSLANDVTASNEEDGVARAIEKYIL